From Pseudanabaena yagii GIHE-NHR1:
TTTGGTGTGAATCCATTGGGATACAGCACGATGGGCTTGAGCAGGTAAATTGACCACGACTGTTTTTTTGAGTGCATAGTCAAAAATAGAATCAGGGACATCTGCCATTTTTTCATTTTCAGAGAAAAAAGCAGCCTTACTATCCTTATAAATATTGAGGACGGTAGGATTGCTGCGATCCGCCTCAATGCCAGTCAATGGGATGGCATGATCCTTGAGATATTGGAGCATGGCTCGAGCAACCCAACTTTTACCCACACCACCTTTTTCACCATCGATCAGGTTAATAATTGCCATAATTTGCCTCCTAATAACGATTGTAGTGTTTCAAGATTTTCTGTTGTGCTAAGTAGTCATCATCATCGTCATCATCTACAGGGAGAGACTTTGGGACAATGCTTTTGGGCTTGTCAGACTCAACCTGATTAGTCTGTTTTAAGTCCGAATTCATTCTGGTGGTTGTAGGTTGAATGTCTGTGGTTATGCCAACAACATTCTGATTAATAGGCAATGAACTAGGATAATCATCCGAAAACTTTGCGGGTTCTGACGGCAAAATTGACAGAGTAGGAGTACCCGAGGCTTTTGCGGCTTTAGTAGCATCGCGTTTTGCTTTCGCCACGGCTTTTTTATTTTCTACATCGATCTTCTGTAAATACTTTCGTACTGTCTCACCAGAGATAGCAATGTGTAGTTCACTTGTCAGTTTGTAGCTGACTTCTTCATAGGTATATCCCAAAGCAATTAAAGCTCTAATCCCACTTTCCAAGGTTCGGATGATGTCGAGTTTGGTTTTGAGGCTTTTTGTCTTCTGAGGTTCATTGACCCATTGCTCTGATAAAGCTACCAATTTATCCGTATCTAAGTCCGCTAACGATAAACGTGAGGGATCTCTAGTCATTTTTTTAGCTGTTGTTTAGTGGATATAAATTCCTAAACTGTTGTCAAAAAATCCCCCAACATGGAAATCTTTGACCCAGATTAATTCTTATATTGGATTGAGTACCTCCTAATTTATTGCTTTTTTCAATCATACCCATTGCTAAAGAAGATTGGGTTATTTTGCTCGATGAGATTTTTTACAATTTGTTAACAGTCGTATAATTCCTGTCAATATTCACAATCTAAGAACTTCACTTACCAAGAAAGTATTCAGTAAATCCTTGTCTTAGATTATTTTTATATGCGGTCAGTAATTTCTATGTCTTAGGTATTATATTTTGCGTGATAAATTTATACCAATTGAGTGAAAAATACATACAATTTGTGTCCCAAAATCGTACCTAGTATTGTCCCAAAGTTATCCCAAAATCGTATCTAGTATTATCCTAAATTTGTGCGGATCGATGCGGATCTGCAACGATTTTCCGTGCTTTGAGGTATGTCCAAAACTAGTCGCAAGCTATGTTGCTCGTCGGACAAGAAATCGCGCTATCGCTTGATTTTTGTTCGACGGCAACATTACGCTTGCCAAAGGGGAGGAACCCCTTTGGAATCCCCCTCAGCCAAATGACAAAATGCAAAGAAATTTAGAAAAAACAAACTAGATATAGAATTAACACTTTAAAATCTAAGTGTGTGTAGGAGGATAGGAATTGCAAAAATAACTGATAGCTACGGCTTATCAGACTCTTTGTAATTTGCAGATATTTTGACAACAAGTAAGCAGGATAAACTTTAGGAATAACAGCAATGACTTTATCCGTTAGATTTACAGTGCGAATGACCGAAGAGGAGAAAGTAATCCTAGATGAGAAAGCAAGTCAACTGAATGTTAAAGCCAGTGAAATTGTGAGATGTGCAACGTTTAAGTACGATCTGCCGATATCTAAAGTACAAGTTGCAAACGTGGATTGGGATCTTTATCATCTGTTGGGAGAAGTCAAGTATGAATTGAATAAAATCGGTACAAATATCAACCAACTAGCCCATGATGCCAACTTGAGTCTAATGATGGGTAGCCCAATGCAACTACAACTGGAAGAACTCAATGAGATATCGCGTCGTATCGATCAATCAATTGGTTCAATATCTGAACTAAGAACTCTGATTACGGAAAGTACAGGTATAAAGCCCAAATTAGGAGAAGAGGATGATCGGTAAAATTATTAAGGGCAAGAGCTTTCAAGGCTGCTTATCTTATGTCATGAGGAAAACTGGTGCGGCAGTCATAGATATGAATATGGATGGCAAAGATCCATATAGCCTAGCGAATGAATTTTCTTTGTCTTGGCAATTGCGCCCTAAATTAAGTTACAAAGTTTGCCATGTAATTCTCAGCCTTAGTCCTGAAGAGCATCTTAACAATGACGCTTGGCAGATAGCGATCGCCCAATATCTCAAGGAAATGGGATTTACCAATAATCAGTATGTGGCTGTAAAGCATACTGACAAAGAAAATCACGAACACATTCATCTCGTGATCAGTCGGGTGCGGATGGATGGCTCAGTGGTCTCTGATAGTTGGGATTGGACGCGCAGCCAAGATGTAATCCGCAAACTAGAGCAGGATTTTGGACTAGCGGCTGTACCATCAAGTTGGGAGAGCGATCGCCAAGAGCAAACTAAAAGTCAGATTGACAAGGAATTAGAAACGGGTAAAGCCACTGTAAAGCGGCAACTTGCGGACAAAATAGATGCAACTTTGGTAAGTACCATGTCACTACCAGACTTTATTGAGCAGTTAAATCTTGAAGGGATTGAAGTCAGGGTTGACCGAGATCGCAAGGGAAAACCCAAAGGGATTGCTTACAAATTTGATGGAGTGAGCATGGCAGGCTCCAGTGTGGGCAAGGCTTATTCCTTACCGCGTATCTTGAAGCGGATAGAAAGCACCTCTGAGCAGGGGATACATTCTAATATTTCCTCTATTTCCTCTCACATATCACAAGTCATTAGAGAGCAAGTAAAAGTAGGGATAACCATGCCCCAGTTGATTGAGCAATTGAAACATTCAGGAGTAGCGGCTCATGTCAAATACACCCGCACTAAGAAGATTAAAGGTATTTCCTATAGTTTGGGAAGTAACAGCATTCAAGGTAATGAGCTAGGCAAAGAGTATAGCTGGGGAGGACTTCAGAAATATTTACAGGTCAGTTACGATCCAGCACGAGATCGCTCAATTATTTTAGAGATGCAAAGCGCTAACCTAAAGGCGATAAGTCAGCCTATAGAGTCGCTTCATCAAACTGAGCAGGGCTTATCAGATAGTTTTTTAAACGAGCTTGTGGTTGAGTTAGAAAAACAGCGATCGCTAAAAGCACTCAAACCAACACAATCTGAAAATATTACTAATCTAGAAATCTCCATTAATCTAGAGCAGAGCCGAAACGATCTTGCTCAGATGGTTGCAGCAATCTGCCATCAACTCCTCAATGAGCTAGGCGTTGATAGATTTGGAGAAATGGGCAAGAATGCTTACGGTATCCAACGAAGCGGAGATACTCTGACAGTTGAGAGATTACGAGGAGATCGCCAGATCGTTTTGCAGTTCAAGGGACAAGAAGTTAAATTTGAACAATTGAGTGAATTGGATATCCAACAATTTGAACAAGCTTGGCAGCATCGATCTCAAGTACAGCAAAAAAGTATTGACGGACAAGCCAAAATTGGATGAGCTACGATGAGACAGGAGATTGTCAAGCAAAGTGTGTAAAGTCTAGAAACTAGAAGTGGAGACGATCCTCGAAAAGGATAGCAAAGCGATTGAGTGCAGGTTTCCAGTCACGAATGGGCATCGTCCATTTCTTAGAAATATTCCGCATTGCCAAATAAACCAGCTTGAAAGCAGCTTCGTCGGTCGGAAAAATCTGTTGAGACTTAATCACCTTCCGCAAACTGCTATTCATCGACTCAATGGCATTGGTGGTATAAATCGCCCTACGAATCTCAGTGGAGAAAGCAAAGAAGGGGATAATGTTCGCCCAATGACTACGCCAAGACTTGGAGATTGATGGATATTGCTTGTCCCACTTTTCAGCAAACAACTCAAGGTTAAACTCAGCCTCCGACTCCGTTGCAGCGCTATAAATAGCCTTGAGGTCAGCACAAACTTGCTTGCGCTGTTGCCAAGGTACAAAAGCGACTGAATTCCTGACCATGTGGACAATGCATAACTGCACCTGAGTTTTCGGAAATACCGTCTCAATGGCATTAGGGAAACCAGTCAAGCCATCGACACATGCAATCAAAATATCTTTGATGCCACGGTTGTGAATTTCGGTCAGTACTGACAGCCAGAATTTCGCACCTTCATTGGGAGAAATCCACATACCCAGTAATTCCTTGTACCCATCCATATTCACCGCCAAGGCAAAGTACAGGGACTTATTAATTACCCTGCCATTGTCTCGGACTTTAATGACCAGACAGTCCAGAAATACGATTGGATAGACCGCATCAAGGGGACGATTTTGCCATTGCTTTACCTCATCAATCACGGCATCAGTGACATTGGAGATTAATGTCGGTGATACTTCGACTCCATACATTTCCTGCAACTGGGCTTGAATATCCCTGACACTCATGCCTCGTGCGTAGAGAGCAATGATTTTTTCATCTAGTCCTGACAAGCGGCTTTGTCCTTTCTTCACCAGATGTGGTTCAAACTCACCACTGCGATCTCGCGGTACTGCAATTTCTGCTACGCCAAAGTCCCCTTGGACTTTTTTCTGGCTATAACCATTGCGACTGTTGGTTTGTCCTTCTGGTCTGGGTTCATGTTTGCCGTAGCCAAGATGGTTTGATAGCTCTGCTTCCAACGCCCGTTCCACCAACGCGGTCGTCAGTTGCTTCAGGATTCCTCCTTCTCCGAATAGGTCAGGTGGAGTTTTACATTCTTGCAACAATTCGTTTAGCAATTCTTTGCGTATATTCATCTTTTGGGTGTTAGTTATTGTGTGTCTTGATTATCTCTCTGTATACTTCCTAGACTTTACACAGATTACTTTACACTCTCTGAGACAGTTTTATATCTTGCCAAATCACGGTACAAAATAGAGATTACCCATTCCCACATCCGATGACCAAAAATTCACTATGCATATAGATCCCAGCACAACATCCTCGCAAGACAACTACAAACTATTAACCAATCTGGTAGTCCCGCGCCCGATCGCATGGGTAACCACTCAAAATAGCGAAGGAGTGATTAACCTTGCCCCCTTCAGTTTCTTTAAACGCGATCGGTAGCAATCCCCTATATCTCGTCATCAGCATCGGCAACAAAGACGATGGCAGCCCCAAAGATACCGCCGCCAACATTATCGCTAATCGAGAATTTGTCGTGAATCTCGTCACAGAAGATTTGTTAAGCGCGATGAATATCTCCGCCGCCAACTTCCCTGCCGAAGAGAGCGAACTCACCGCCGTTGGACTCCATGGAGCCGAATCGAAACGAGTCAAAGTTCCCCGCATCGCCGAAGCGAAAGCAAGTTTAGAATGTGTACTGCATAGCCAACAACCATTAGGAGCGTATAACCTCATCATTGGTGAAGTCGTGATGTTTCATGTGGATGACAGCATCATTGGCGATCACTACCATATAGAAGGATTTGCACCCATCGGTAGAATGGGATCACCTGCCTACTATTGTCGGACAACCGATAAGTTTGACCTCCCACGCATTTCCTACGATCAATGGCAACAAGAGAATCAAATCGGTTAACGTAGAGCATTAGCAAACAGGAAACCAACCATGAAAACCAGAAAACTAGGCAATCAAGGACTAGAAGTATCCGCACTGGGACTCGGCTGTATGGGAATGTCCGAGTTTTATGGCAGTGGAGATGAACAAGAAGCGATCGCCACAATTCACCATGCTCTAGACCTCGGTGTGAACTTTCTCGATACTGCCGATATGTACGGACCCTTCATCAACGAAAGGCTAGTCGGCAGAGCCATCAAAGATCGCCGAGATCGCGTCATCATTGCCACTAAATTTGGTAATGTTCGCAGTGCTGAAGGTGGGTGGCTCGGTATCAATGGTAAACCAGAATATGTGAGACAGTCTTGTGATGCGTCACTACAGCGCTTAGGAGTAGATGTCATCGACCTCTACTATCAACACCGCGTTGACATAACCGTACCCATTGAAGAAACCGTTGGCGCAATGGCAGAACTAGTCCAACAAGGGAAAGTCAGATATCTCGGCTTATCCGAAGCTGCCCCCGCCACGATCCGTCGCGCTCAATCGATCCATCCCATTTCTGCCCTACAAACAGAATATTCCCTATGGAGTCGAGATCCTGAAGATGTGATCCTACCAACATTGCGAGAATTAGGAATTGGCTTTGTACCCTACAGTCCCTTGGGTAGAGGATTCCTAACAGGTGCGATCGCTAGTCCCGATGATTTTGCCCCCGATGACTTTCGGCGGAGATCGCCACGCTTTCAAGGCGAAAACTTTGCCAAGAATCTAGAATTAGTAGAACAGGTAAAAGCAATTGCCGATGAAAAAGGAATCACCGCAGGACAGTTAGCTCTAGCATGGCTCTTAGCTCAAGGCGATGATATCGTACCAATCCCTGGAACAAAACGCCGTAAATATCTCGAAGAAAATATCGGGGCGGCTACAGTCACTTTGACTGCCGAAGATATCCATCGCATTAATGCAGTAGCACCTCAAGGCATTGCCGCAGGCGATCGCTATCCTGCTCAAAATATGAGTGCGCTCAATCGTTAAGTCTACTTGCTTGAAACATAGCAATATATCACCGACATTATGGACAGCTTACCGACAATTTTTTTATCCCATGGTGCGCCAGATTTAGCAATTCGGGATGGTGCTGTTAGTGATTTTTTGCGATCGCTGCATCAGCAATTTCCGAAGCCCAAAGCGATTTTGGTGATCTCGGCGCATTGGAATTCTGATCCTCCGACGGTGAGCGCTGCGACTAATCCTAGAACTATCTATGACTTTTCAGGATTTCCCAATCAACTGTATGAATTGAGCTATCCTGCATTGGGAGCGCCAGAACTTAGTGATCGCGTAGCTGAATTACTGACACAAGCAGGTATGACCTGTGAAACGCATCCCACAAAAGGCTTGGATCATGGAGCTTGGACTCCCTTGTTGCTTGCCTATCCAGTCGCCGATATTCCAGTGACGCAGCTATCGATTCAGTCCCACCGCGATCCTCTACATCATTGGGAAATAGGAAAAGCCTTAGAACCTTTACGCCATGAGGGTGTATTGATTATCGGCAGTGGTAGTGCCACCCACAATATGTATGCTTTTAATGAATCCTACAATGCTGAAACTCCCGATTGGGTGCGCGTTTTTGATCGATGGCTTGCCCAAAATATTGCTGAAGGAAATCAGGAAGCATTACTGCAATACCGACAACGCGCTCCCTATGCCAAAGAGAATCACCCGACAGATGAGCATCTAATGCCTTTATTTGTGGCTATGGGGGCAGGAGGTGCGAAAGGGAAGCAATTGCATAGTAGCTATACCTATGGTGTTTTCAGTATGGCAGCTTACGCATTTATGAATTGAAGTGGTTTTTCTCGTATTTTTTAGTTAAACCACGTTTGTTTAAAATCACTGGAATTTAGACTAAGTTGATTAAGAGAATCAGAAAAAGAGCAGGAAAAAGTGACCCAGAAAACGGAGAACTGAGTAAAAGCAAGAGAGAGAAAAAGAGAATATTGAAAGTTAGGAATTAAGGTAGTCTTGATTGACCTTTTTCGAGCGAGAAGCTCGTTTTTTGACGACAGGAAAGCGAGAAAAAGGAGAACGCTTGCGTCCAGATTTCCAACCGAGAGACTTACCACGAGGTTGGGGAGAACAAGCAGGAGAGCCAATCCTGACCAAAAGTGCGGCAAAGCCCTGAGCGACTCGACCAAAATTAAGATTGGTTTGAGGTTTCTGCCAAGGCAAAGGAGTATCAATAACCAGTTGACGAGCCAACCACAATTGCCAAGAGAGTAAAGGCATAAGGTCACTCCAACGCAAAGCTTGCTGAGGAGTCAACAAATGGGGAAGAGTCCAATGTAATCTTTGTTTGGCAAAACGATACCAATGGTCGATGGCAAAACGACGTAAGTACAAGCGCCAAAGGGAGTCTAAAGTCGGCATCTGTTCACCCACCCAAGCTAACCACAAACCAGAGCAATGAGAATGTGTAACTCGAATAACTTGAATATGTCGTTGGGCTGCTTGCCGAAAGTGTAAGTTAGACCATTGCTGGATTTGCACCTGTCCAACCGTCTCATCTTCTAAGCTAAAAGTTGCCGATGGCTCTCCCCAACTATCAGCATTGGCAAGTTGGAATTTATCCCCATGCTTACGAGGACGACCATAACCACTGTAGGGCGCAGGGGCTTTGTATAAGCATCGGTTAGGACGTAGACGTATTAGTAAATCGGCAGGGATATCCTCAGTCAAATTCATAAAGACGGCACTGCCATATTCACTGTCGTAAGTAGCGATTGGTCTTACCGTTAAATCTCGACATACTTGACTCAGTTGGAATGCGGCTCTTTGCCCTGCTGTCTCAAAACTACTGATCCGCTCGTGACATAACGGGATTGCCCAACTCCCTGTCATCTCTGGTATCCATGCCAAGGTGCTGTAGTCATGCCCTAACACGATCGGTTTGTTCCCTTCTACCAAATTCGGTTGATGCACAAAACTCCTGTCTTTTAGCGTTTTGGCATGGGGTCTTCCCCATCCTGTATGGTCTCCTGCTAGCAAAGGGCGGATGTCTTTGGGTATTTGTTCCACACATAACCGTCTTATCCTGCCTCGGTTGGGGCGACTGTCTTTTAATGATTCATACAGACTTGACCATTTTCTTCGATACACTGCGGATAACGATAATTCTACAAATGATTTCACTCTCGGACTGGTCAATACTGCATCCATCAAGTCAAATATTGCATCCCGTCCGTTCCCTAAAAATCTATATACCTGTTGACGAAAGTCTTGTAGTTTATCAATAATCATGACTGTAGATGTCTCTTTACTTTTCATCTACTTTAGGCAGTTTGTATCTCTTTTACTCTGCCTTTTTTACCTTTTTTAGTCTAAACTCCAGTAAAATCAGTGAGTTGCCAATTTAGCTAACCGTTCTGCTAGATAAGTATATCTATGGCGATCGCTAATCTGTTTAACCGCCAGCCCGATCGCCTTCGACTCACCGACGATAATGGCAAACTTTCGCGCACGAGTCAGTCCAGTGTAGAAAAGATTCCGAGAAAGCATCAGAAAATGTTGCATGAACAGAGGCATGATTACCACAGGATATTCGCTGCCCTGTGCCTTATGGATTGTCGTCGCTCTAGCAAGCGCAATCTCATTAAGATCGGCATAATCATAGACCACTTGCCGATCGCCAAATATAACCGTGACTTCCCGCTCCTCCAAATCTACACCTGTAATCATGCCAATATCCCCATTAAAAACCTCACGGTTATAGTCATTCACCTGCTGCATAATGCGATCGCCTAAACGAAAGATCGTATTCCCATACTTAATTTCGGGCTTCATGGCATCAGGAGGATTGAGAAGTTGTTGCAAGACAGCATTGAGATTGCGCGTGCCGACATCCCCTCTAGTCATCGGACAGAGAACCTGCATATCTTGCTGAGGGTCAAAACCCAGACTGGGTAACAACTCCGTAATAATGTCGCAAATACCCTGCTGACCCGCTTCAGCATTCGGCATTTCTAACCAGAGGCAATCGGATTGAGGCTGATTAGAGACTTTTTCCATATTCGGAAACTTACCCGTATTGATACGGTGAGCATTCTGGATAATTTGACTTGCCTGAGCTTGACGAAATACCTCAGTGAGCGTGATTACAGGGACTTGCTGAGAATCAATTAAATCTTGGAGAACATTGCCCGCACCGACACTGGGAAGTTGATCGGTATCGCCGACAAGCAGCAATTGAGCACCCAAGGGAATCGCCTTAACTAGAGAAAAGGCAAGAAATAGATCCAGCATCGATGCTTCATCAATACCGATCGCTTGAGCGGTCAGAGGATATTCCTGATTGCGTTTAAAGCCCATTGACTTCGGGTCAAACTCTAGAAAACGGTGAATTGTCTTAGCTTCACAGCCCGTGACTTCCTGTAATCGTTGAGCCGCCCGACCCGTCGGCGAAGCCAGAGCAATTTCCTTACCCATCGCTTTCCAGAGTGCGACAATCGTGCGGGTGGTGGTAGTTTTACCTGTCCCTGGTCCACCTGTGAGAATTAACACCGACGAATTTGCCGCCATCTCTACGGCTTCGCGTTGTTTAGGAGAGAGTTGGATATTTCTTTGGGTGGTGTAGCGATCAATCCAAGCCTTGACTCGTTCAGCATCTGGATGATGTTTGTATTGCAATAGTTGATAAACCCGTTCGGCAAGATTTTGTTCAGTATGGAAATAAGTAGGCTTGTAGCAGATGAACTCTCCTTCTAATCCCTGCATCACTAAGCGATCGTTGATGGAGAGATGGAGAACAATTTTAGAGATAGTTTCAGGATCTGGTTGATAGTCTTCGAGAGCAAGCAGTTTGATGGCTTTCTCTTCTAGTTCAGGGCGCGGTAAATAGCAATGACCATCTTCAGCAGCTTCCCCTAAACAATGGAATATACCCGCAATACTGCGAAACTCTGAGCTAACCTCAATACCAATATTCCGAGCGATCTGATCGGCAGTAAAGAAACCAATGCCATAGATATCTGTCGCCAGTTGATAAGGATTTTCGGAAACGGTCTGAATGGAATCATTACCATAACGCTTAAAAATCTTGACCGCATAGGTGGTGGATACTCCATGTCCTTGTAGAAATACCATGACCTCTTTAATCGCCTTTTGAGTTTCCCAAGCAGTTTTGATCATCTTCACCCGTTTCTTGGCAATGCCAGGAACTTCAATCAGACGGTCAATCTCATTTTCAATGATGTCAAGGGTATCTAAGCCAAAATGAGTGACGATGCGTTTAGCGGTGACTGGTCCCACGCCTTTAATCAGTCCACTGCCCAGATATTTCTCAATTCCTGTAATCGTGGCGGGTTTAGTTTCACGGTATTGAGTGACTTGGAACTGGTCGCCAAACTTGGGATGCGATCGCCATGTGCCTTCTAGGGCAAGTGTCTGTCCTGCTTGGATATTAGCAAAGTTACCGACTACGGTGATTAGGTCTTGAGCCTTGGGTACTTTTAGCCGCGCCACGGTATAGCCTGTCTCTTCGGAGTGAAAGGTGAGGCGTTCGATGATGCCTTGGAGGTAGTCGGTGTTGTCAGGCATAAGCCATAAGGATGGATAAATTATGACCAGTTATCTATGGATAACTCTACAATTTGTCCAAAATCTGATTTGTTACGGGTGACTAAAGTTGCATTGTTTGTTAAGGCGATCGCGGCAATTTTGAGATCCATATTTCCTAGACGGGGATAGGCTTTGCGTAAGCGTTGATGCTCTAGGGCAGATGCACGGCTAAAAGGGATAATGGCGATCGCTTGGTAGTTGATTGCTAGTTGCTGTAATCCTTGATAGGCAAAGATTTGTTCGTCTAATGTTTTTGCTTTAGCTAAAAAAGCGAGTCTTCCTCTAATCTGCTCTTCGTAGGTAATAACGGTAACAGCAACTTCAGGATCTTCTATCTCTGCAAGTTTGGCTAAGATTCGCTTTCCTTCTTGTCCATTGCGCTGAATGAGGCTGAGATGATCGGTATCAAAAATATACATGATGCTCTATTCAGCAGATTTGCGCCATTCTTGACCGAGGCGATTTGCTTCGTCAAAGGTGGGATCGTTTTCAAAGCTACCTGCGACTTTTAACCACCAAGGTGTTTTTTTCTGAACAAATACAGATAGCATCTGTCGCATTTGCGCGAGTTCTGTTTCTAATGCGGCTACTCTAGTTTCTAGATGTTGAGATTTGTCTTCAAGCTGTTGAGAGAGCATAGAAGTTTTTGGTGAGCTAAGGTTATGCGGCTATTATAGCAAGATGCTTGCAATTGTAAATTTACGCGATCGCCTCTAATCCCAGCACATCATAAATCACTGCGAATATTAGCTAAAAACCTCTGTCCACATTGATCTAGATCATTATCTAAAGCAAAGGTTAAACTACGGGTATGGATTGCATCAGGTTTATGATCAAGCGCTTTTGTTAAATCCTGCGGATAGATTAGAATTGCTTCGGGACATTGCATGGCGATCGCGTAGCTCCGCACTTGATGTAAGTCTTGACTGCTAACGGTTTCCTTGATTTTATATTTGGCATCAAGAATAAATTTACATTCTTCTGACTGGATATCTTTGATTACAAGGTCAATGGCACAGGTTAAACCAATTTGAATGGAATATTGTTTATATAGTCGCAAATGCGGTGGTAAATGCCTTTTTAGCCATGCTGCGACAAAATTTTCATAGAGAGATGCCATATCAATCAAAAAGCTAAAGGACGATAGCTGTCCTTGCTTATGGGTTGGGGCTGTACGATCCAGAAAAAATTGACAGAGGAGATGTAGATAGCGATAGTCTTGATTGAGTCGAGAATAATGGCGATCGCGGCAGTCAGCAGCAGTAAATGGATATAAATTTACATAGCCTTGTAATGCGTGAAATGCTTTATGCACTTTGGTTTGGGTGTTTTCTGTGCAAAGCTGCGATCGCAAAATCCGATGCAACGTATAGAAAATTATTTGATTGTCTTCGTTGTCGTGGGTATTTTCTTGATATTGACAGGGAATCTTTATTTGCCAAGGCTTTTGGATGGCTTTAGGAATATCAATGCGTCCGCGCACATATTCCAAATTCGCATTTTGAGAAATATAGCTGCGATAGAGTCCGCGCCGACATTTTTCGAGAACTTGATTAGCCAGTAATGCAGCTAGGCTATTGAGAAAGTCTTGA
This genomic window contains:
- the recD2 gene encoding SF1B family DNA helicase RecD2 encodes the protein MPDNTDYLQGIIERLTFHSEETGYTVARLKVPKAQDLITVVGNFANIQAGQTLALEGTWRSHPKFGDQFQVTQYRETKPATITGIEKYLGSGLIKGVGPVTAKRIVTHFGLDTLDIIENEIDRLIEVPGIAKKRVKMIKTAWETQKAIKEVMVFLQGHGVSTTYAVKIFKRYGNDSIQTVSENPYQLATDIYGIGFFTADQIARNIGIEVSSEFRSIAGIFHCLGEAAEDGHCYLPRPELEEKAIKLLALEDYQPDPETISKIVLHLSINDRLVMQGLEGEFICYKPTYFHTEQNLAERVYQLLQYKHHPDAERVKAWIDRYTTQRNIQLSPKQREAVEMAANSSVLILTGGPGTGKTTTTRTIVALWKAMGKEIALASPTGRAAQRLQEVTGCEAKTIHRFLEFDPKSMGFKRNQEYPLTAQAIGIDEASMLDLFLAFSLVKAIPLGAQLLLVGDTDQLPSVGAGNVLQDLIDSQQVPVITLTEVFRQAQASQIIQNAHRINTGKFPNMEKVSNQPQSDCLWLEMPNAEAGQQGICDIITELLPSLGFDPQQDMQVLCPMTRGDVGTRNLNAVLQQLLNPPDAMKPEIKYGNTIFRLGDRIMQQVNDYNREVFNGDIGMITGVDLEEREVTVIFGDRQVVYDYADLNEIALARATTIHKAQGSEYPVVIMPLFMQHFLMLSRNLFYTGLTRARKFAIIVGESKAIGLAVKQISDRHRYTYLAERLAKLATH
- a CDS encoding type II toxin-antitoxin system VapC family toxin encodes the protein MYIFDTDHLSLIQRNGQEGKRILAKLAEIEDPEVAVTVITYEEQIRGRLAFLAKAKTLDEQIFAYQGLQQLAINYQAIAIIPFSRASALEHQRLRKAYPRLGNMDLKIAAIALTNNATLVTRNKSDFGQIVELSIDNWS
- a CDS encoding McrC family protein, giving the protein MLIITLKEYQSQEIPRESISYDLKEKLYREYSKQIEINLIADKKGDRWRINAQGYVGYIQVSPDLAIFIEPKTPIKNVLAMLEYTPEFNGFKFPELVNCDTLQDFLNSLAALLANQVLEKCRRGLYRSYISQNANLEYVRGRIDIPKAIQKPWQIKIPCQYQENTHDNEDNQIIFYTLHRILRSQLCTENTQTKVHKAFHALQGYVNLYPFTAADCRDRHYSRLNQDYRYLHLLCQFFLDRTAPTHKQGQLSSFSFLIDMASLYENFVAAWLKRHLPPHLRLYKQYSIQIGLTCAIDLVIKDIQSEECKFILDAKYKIKETVSSQDLHQVRSYAIAMQCPEAILIYPQDLTKALDHKPDAIHTRSLTFALDNDLDQCGQRFLANIRSDL